GCCCGGCACGGACATGCTGGAGCGGATCGACAGCGCAAGGTCGCCGGACCCGAACACCGCCGGCTTGCCGGCCACGATGTCCGTGGCCACGGCCCGGAACGGAATCGACAGTTGATCGAAGTCGTGCACGTTCCACGTCGACAGCAGCAGGCGACGCAACAGCAACAGCAGCTTCTGGCCCTGCACCACGCCCGCCGGCGTGATGATGCGGCCGTTCTTGTAGCCCACCTCGAAATCGAGGAGATACCGGTAGTCGGCATCCTTGCGGCGCATGGGCAGTTCGCCGCGCGCCGGGTTGTCGGTGAACAGGTCGTTCCAGTCCAGCGTGGTGATGATGTCGTGCATCTCCTGCGGCGTGTAGCCCGCCGCGTAGAGGCCGCCGACGATGGAGCCCATGCTGGTGCCGGAGATGCGGCAGACGGGGATGTGCTCGCGCTCGAGCACTTCGAGTACACCGATATGCGCGGCGCCTCGCGCGCCGCCGCCGCCAAGCACGAGGCCAATGCATCGATCCGGTGATGGAGCGGGTGCCGGCTGCCCGATGGCAGGCGTGACCGCACACAGGCACAGCATCACGATCCACGCTAACCGGCAACGCATCACTATCCCTCGTGTAGAAAAACGACGTTACGCGAGTGACGCCGTCGTTTCCGCATCGTAAGGCAGAAAGCAGGTTTTTGCGTCGGTGAAATTACTCAAGCCAGCGCGCGCACGCTGCATACACACAGCCTGCTCACCAAGCTGTCTGGAGGGTCATCGGCCTCACACCGTTGCGGGAGGCCGGAAAAACGAAGCGGGATCGAAGCGATCCCGCCCGTTCGTTACAGCATGCGCAGCATTTCCTTGAGCAGCGGCAGGCGGCGCACGCGCACCGCGCTCACGCGGAACACCGCGTTGGCCAGCGCCGGTGCGGCGCTAGGCATGCCGAGGAAGCTCGCGCCCGTGGGATCGCGGTCGCCGGGGACGATGATCACTTCGGTGGTGTCCGGCAGCAACGCCATGCTGGCCAGCGGATAGTCCTTCCAGCTGTGCTGCTGGACCTGGCTGTCCTTGTAGCTGATGGACAGGTTCAGTGCGGCGGACAGTGCGTCGAGCGTGGCGCCGGCCACCTGGCCTTCAAGACCCATCGGATTCACCGCACGGCCAACGTCCACCGCGCACACCACGCGTTCGATGTTGAGCCGGTCGCCCTGCAGGGAGGTTTCGATGGCGTGTGCCACATAGGCGCCATCGATGTGCCAGCAGGCGATGCCCAAGCCGTTGACGGTGCGCAGCCAGTTCTTCCACTCGATGCGATCGGCGACCAGCTTGAGCACATTGATCAGGCGGCCCGTGTCCAGCGTGCGTCCGTCGCCGAGCGGAATCATGCGTGCCTCGCCGATCAGGCGCAGCCGCGTCACCAGCGGGTCTTCCTTGAGCGAATGGGCGATTTCGTCGACGAAGCTTTCCACCGCGAAGGCATTGCTGACATGCGGCATGCCACGCGAGGGTCCGCGCAGCATGGCGGAGGGCAGGGAGTACCAGTCGTTGCGCAAATGCGGCACGAGGCCCGCGGGAAGCTGGTGCGCGTCGACTTCGGACGTCCACAGCTGGTTGTCCGGCAGGCCACGCTGCGCCAGCGCCGAGGCACTGGCCATGCGCTGGTTCCAGCTGACGATCTGGCGCTTGCCGTCCAGCGCGGCGCTGAACTTGTGCACGGTGGCAGAGCGGTAGTAGTCCTGCGTGAGGTCCTCGTCGCGCGTCCACATCAGCTTGACCGGCTTTTCCACGGCCTTGGCCAGCATGACGGCTTCGGCGACATAGTCGTGGTCCAGCCGGCGGCCGTAGCCACCGCCAACGCGGGGCACGCGGATCTCGATCTGGGCGGGCGACAGGCCGGTCAGGCGCTGCACGACCTTCCACGCCTGCTGCGGCGCCTGCGTGGGCACGACCAGCACGGCGCCGTCCTTGTCGACCTTCGCCACGCAGTTCATCGGCTCGGCGGTGGCATGGGCCAGCCAGGGCTGCACGTAAGTGGCCTCGAGGCGATGCGCGGCCTTCTTGGCGGCGGCATCGACGTCGCCGTCGTTGCGCACGCGCGCGGCGGGCTGGGCGTTCTTGTCGTTGACGAGGTCGGCGGCCTGCTGTTCGAACCAGGCGCTGCTTTCATTCTGCGCACCGGCCTTCCACTGCAGCTTCAGCTTGGCGCGGCCTTGCAGGGCCGCCCAGGTGTTTTCGGCCAACACCGCCACGGCGGGCGAGCGCACGGTCTGGCCGAGCGGGACGCCGGCTTCCGGCTTGACCTGCACCACCTTGACCACGCCCTTCACCGCGAGCGCTTCGCTGGTGTCCAGGCTTTCCACGCTGCCATCGGGCCACGGGCAATGCGAGAGCACGGCGATCAGCGCGTCCGCCATGTAGGTGTCGAGCGCATGGGTGGCCTGGCCGGTCACGATGGCGCGCGCGTCGACGTCGCCGGCCGGCTGGCCGATCAGCGTGTAGCGATCCGGCGTCTTGGGCGGCACGGGCGCATCGGGCGGTGCGATCTTGGCGGCGGCTTCGGCGAGTTCGCCGTAGCCCAGGCGGCGACCGTCCGGAGCGACCACGTTGCCTTCCTGGCAGTGCAGGCGGTCCGCCGGCACGCCGAGACGGCGTGCCGCGGCCTGCAGGAGCAGCCAGCGCGCCAGCGCGCCGGCGCCGCGCAGGTCGGCCCACGCTGCGGGAATGGAATTGCCCAGGCCGCTGGTCTGGTGACCGTAGACCCAGCGCGGTTTGCCGTTGTCGTCTTCCACGCCCAGGCCAAGCGACACCGTGCTCACGCGCGTCCAGTCGGCGTCCAGCTCGTCGGCGATGATGCGAGCCAGCGAGGTGGACGTGCCGGTGCCGGTGTCCGGATCGCGGATGCCGATGACGACATGACCGTCGGCGTCGATGCGCACGTACGCACCCAGGCCATACAGCGTGTCGCCGAGCAAGGCGGGAGGGACCGGCGCGTCCACGGCTTGCGCGAACGGAATGCCCACGACCAGCGCGCCAGCCGCGCCCGCGAGCACCTTGAGGAAGCCGCGACGCGAAAGCGCGATGGCGTTGTCGTTGGTGTGGCTCATGCGTGGGCTCCCTTGGCAACGCGCTTGATGGCGCGACGCACGCGGGTCTGGCAGCCGCAGCGGCACAGGTTGGGCAACTGGTCGATGTCGTTGTCACTGGGCTGCGGATGGCGATTGAGCAGGTCCAGCGAAGCCATCAGCCAGCCGGGCGTGCAGTAGCCGCAGCCGATGGCGTCTTCATCGACGAACGCCTGCTGCAGCGGATGCAGCTTGCCGTCCGTCGCGGCGAGCCCTTCCACCGTGGTGACCTTCTTGCCGGCGAGTTTGGCGACCGGAAGATGCGTAGCCGAGGCGAGCTTGCCGTCGACCAGCACCAGGTCGTAGCCGCCTTCGCCGTGCTCGCCGCTGTACTTGGTGCCCGTCAGGCGCAGCACGTCGCGCAGATACCACAGCAGGGGCATCTGGTCGTCACCGGAGTGGCGATAGCTCTTGCCGTTGATCTCCAGGTCGACTCCCTCGCGCACCTTCTCGGGCACGATGGTGTTGCTTGTACCGGGTGTCGGCATCTGGTCCTGCGCGTTCGCCATCGGTTCGGGGCTCCTTGGGAATCCGCTCATTGTGGCATTGCAGCGCGGTTCTTAGGAGGTGACCCGGCTGAACAGGCGTCGCCACACCAGGTAGACCGGGACGCCCGCGGCCATGATCAGCAGGCCGATACCCGTGTTCTTGGGGCTGGCCTGCAAGCTCTGCACCACCACCAGGCCCACCGTGCCGATGAAGATCAGCGGCAGCACCGGGTAGCCGGGCACGCGGAAACTGGCCTGGTCGCCCTCGCGGCGGCGGTACCAGAACAGCGTGGCCACGCCCACGGCGCAGGCGAGCCAGTCGCCGAAGGTGGCGTAATCGAGCAGCTGGCCGTAGCTGCCGGACAGCACCAGCACAATGGCCCAGCCCGAGAGCAGCAGCAGGGCGACATTGGGCGTGCGGTGCACCGGGTGCAGGCGTGCCACGCTGCGGAAGAACAGGCCGTCGTTGCCCATCACCTGCAGCACGCGCGCACCCGATACCAAGGTGATGTTGCAGAAGCCCAGCGTGGAAATGGCGATGCCGATGGCCATGACCTTGGCGCCCGCGCTGCCGAACACGCGCTGCATCACATCGGCCGCCGGGGTGTGGCTGGCGGCAAGGCCGTTGTGCCCGAGCACGGCGAGGTAAGCGAGGTTCACCAGGGCATAGGCGGCGATCACCAGCACCATGCCGATAAACAGTGCGCGGGGCAGGGTGCGCTGAGGCTCGGCCACTTCACCCGCGAGATTGTTGAGGTAGGTGAAACCGGAGTAGGCGAACAGCACCGGCAGCGCCGCACCCATGAAGCCCACGTCGGCGAAGGCCGGGTCGGGGGCCAGTACATCCTTCCCGCCGGCACCGGCGAGGAACAGGCCGCACACCACCAGCACCGCCACGGCGAGTAGCTTCAGCAGGGTGAACAGGTTGTGCACCTGCGCGCCCAGCTTCAGCCCGAACAGGTTGATCAGCGCCACAAAAGCCAGGGCGCCGGCTGCCAGCGGCGTGATCATGGCGGTCGGCAAGCCGAACACCGCGGCGGCATAGCTGGCGAAGATGGTGGCCACCGCAGCGCTGGACCCCGAATAGATCACCAGCAGCATGGTCCAGCCGAACAGGAACCCGGCCAGTGGCCCGAAGGCATCGCGCAGATAGACGTAGCTGCCGCCGGCATGCGGGCGGCGGGCGCCCAGTTCGGCATAGCACAGCGCGCCAATGAGGGTCAGTATGCCGGCGCCAACCCACACCAGCAGCAGCGCCATCCCTGATTCCGTACGCCCGGCGGCGATATAAGGATTGAGGAAGATGCCGCCGCCAATCAACCCGCCGACCACGATCAGGGCCGCGTCCCACGGGCGGAGGCGACGGACGTAGCCGCTGGAAGTGGAGGTGTCGCTCATGGATGCGCCGCTGCGGGAAATTGCGGTGAGCATGGCGGCTGCGGCGCCCTGCGGCAAGCGCCGCTCCGCAAT
This genomic interval from Dyella japonica A8 contains the following:
- a CDS encoding APC family permease, giving the protein MSDTSTSSGYVRRLRPWDAALIVVGGLIGGGIFLNPYIAAGRTESGMALLLVWVGAGILTLIGALCYAELGARRPHAGGSYVYLRDAFGPLAGFLFGWTMLLVIYSGSSAAVATIFASYAAAVFGLPTAMITPLAAGALAFVALINLFGLKLGAQVHNLFTLLKLLAVAVLVVCGLFLAGAGGKDVLAPDPAFADVGFMGAALPVLFAYSGFTYLNNLAGEVAEPQRTLPRALFIGMVLVIAAYALVNLAYLAVLGHNGLAASHTPAADVMQRVFGSAGAKVMAIGIAISTLGFCNITLVSGARVLQVMGNDGLFFRSVARLHPVHRTPNVALLLLSGWAIVLVLSGSYGQLLDYATFGDWLACAVGVATLFWYRRREGDQASFRVPGYPVLPLIFIGTVGLVVVQSLQASPKNTGIGLLIMAAGVPVYLVWRRLFSRVTS
- a CDS encoding xanthine dehydrogenase family protein molybdopterin-binding subunit, which produces MSHTNDNAIALSRRGFLKVLAGAAGALVVGIPFAQAVDAPVPPALLGDTLYGLGAYVRIDADGHVVIGIRDPDTGTGTSTSLARIIADELDADWTRVSTVSLGLGVEDDNGKPRWVYGHQTSGLGNSIPAAWADLRGAGALARWLLLQAAARRLGVPADRLHCQEGNVVAPDGRRLGYGELAEAAAKIAPPDAPVPPKTPDRYTLIGQPAGDVDARAIVTGQATHALDTYMADALIAVLSHCPWPDGSVESLDTSEALAVKGVVKVVQVKPEAGVPLGQTVRSPAVAVLAENTWAALQGRAKLKLQWKAGAQNESSAWFEQQAADLVNDKNAQPAARVRNDGDVDAAAKKAAHRLEATYVQPWLAHATAEPMNCVAKVDKDGAVLVVPTQAPQQAWKVVQRLTGLSPAQIEIRVPRVGGGYGRRLDHDYVAEAVMLAKAVEKPVKLMWTRDEDLTQDYYRSATVHKFSAALDGKRQIVSWNQRMASASALAQRGLPDNQLWTSEVDAHQLPAGLVPHLRNDWYSLPSAMLRGPSRGMPHVSNAFAVESFVDEIAHSLKEDPLVTRLRLIGEARMIPLGDGRTLDTGRLINVLKLVADRIEWKNWLRTVNGLGIACWHIDGAYVAHAIETSLQGDRLNIERVVCAVDVGRAVNPMGLEGQVAGATLDALSAALNLSISYKDSQVQQHSWKDYPLASMALLPDTTEVIIVPGDRDPTGASFLGMPSAAPALANAVFRVSAVRVRRLPLLKEMLRML
- a CDS encoding (2Fe-2S)-binding protein, yielding MANAQDQMPTPGTSNTIVPEKVREGVDLEINGKSYRHSGDDQMPLLWYLRDVLRLTGTKYSGEHGEGGYDLVLVDGKLASATHLPVAKLAGKKVTTVEGLAATDGKLHPLQQAFVDEDAIGCGYCTPGWLMASLDLLNRHPQPSDNDIDQLPNLCRCGCQTRVRRAIKRVAKGAHA